A region from the Medicago truncatula cultivar Jemalong A17 chromosome 6, MtrunA17r5.0-ANR, whole genome shotgun sequence genome encodes:
- the LOC11413029 gene encoding soyasaponin III rhamnosyltransferase, which translates to MGSIGNGYNNIDDDKPLHVVMVPWLAMGHIYPYFELAKILAQKGHYVTFINSPKNIDHMPKTPKILQPFIKLVKLSLPQIEQLPEGAESTMDVPHNMFGCLKLAYDGLQDDVTEILKTSNPDWVFYDFATEWLPSIAKSLNIPCAHYNIIPAWNTFFMDPPKDQIMIKPDFNPEEMCGTQNWVPFQTNTRLKPYEIIRTISDFKDDSGGMARLNVNKVYSSCDLHLLRTSRELESEWLDYISEQYKAPVVLVGLLPPSMQIRDDEEEENHPDWLKIKKWLDSRESSSVVYIGFGSELRLTQKDLTELAHGIELSRLPFFWALKNLKKGTLELPKGFEDRTKERGIVWKTWAPQLKILSHGAIGGCMSHCGSGSVIEKLHFGHVLVTLPYLLDQCLFSRELAEKKVAIEVPRSEEDGSFTRDFVALTLRLAIMDAEGIIYRNNAKEMGKIFSSKELHKKYIEDFIAALQKYRVHSEN; encoded by the coding sequence ATGGGTTCCATTGGCAATGGCTACAACAACATTGATGATGACAAGCCTCTTCATGTTGTAATGGTTCCATGGCTAGCTATGGGACACATATACCCTTATTTTGAGTTGGCCAAGATTCTTGCTCAAAAGGGTCACTATGTTACCTTCATAAACAGCCCTAAAAATATTGACCACATGCCAAAAACCCCTAAAATTCTTCAACCATTCATAAAATTGGTTAAACTATCCTTACCGCAGATAGAACAACTCCCAGAAGGTGCGGAGAGTACTATGGACGTTCCACACAACATGTTTGGCTGCCTTAAGTTGGCTTATGATGGTCTCCAAGATGATGTTACTGAGATACTCAAAACATCAAACCCTGACTGGGTTTTCTATGATTTTGCTACCGAATGGTTACCGTCAATAGCCAAAAGTTTGAACATCCCTTGTGCTCATTATAATATAATACCAGCTTGGAACACATTTTTCATGGATCCACCTAAGGATCAAATCATGATCAAGCCGGATTTCAATCCTGAAGAAATGTGTGGCACACAAAACTGGGTTCCTTTCCAAACAAACACTCGTTTGAAACCTTATGAGATTATTAGAACAATATCAGATTTTAAAGATGATTCCGGAGGAATGGCTCGTTTGAATGTCAACAAAGTATATTCAAGTTGTGACCTTCATCTACTCAGAACATCAAGAGAGCTTGAAAGTGAATGGTTGGATTATATCTCTGAACAATACAAGGCTCCTGTCGTTCTTGTTGGGTTGCTTCCACCATCTATGCAGATAAGAGACGATGAGGAGGAAGAGAACCATCCTGATtggttgaaaataaaaaaatggctGGATTCAAGAGAATCATCTTCCGTTGTTTACATTGGATTTGGGAGCGAGTTGAGGTTAACGCAAAAAGATCTAACCGAATTAGCTCATGGAATTGAGCTTTCTAGGTTACCTTTCTTTTGGGCTTTGAAAAACCTAAAAAAGGGTACACTTGAGTTACCTAAAGGATTCGAAGATCGAACCAAAGAACGTGGAATTGTTTGGAAAACATGGGCACCCCAGCTTAAGATCTTATCCCATGGAGCAATTGGGGGGTGTATGAGTCATTGTGGTTCAGGTTCAGTCATTGAGAAGCTCCATTTTGGACATGTTCTTGTTACATTGCCTTATTTGCTAGATCAATGTTTGTTTTCAAGAGAACTAGCTGAAAAGAAAGTGGCCATTGAGGTTCCAAGAAGTGAGGAGGATGGGTCCTTTACTAGGGACTTTGTAGCCCTAACATTGAGGTTAGCAATAATGGATGCCGAAGGAATTATTTACAGGAACAATGCAAAAGAGATGGGCAAGATTTTCAGTTCAAAAGAACTTCACAAAAAATACATTGAAGATTTCATTGCTGCTCTTCAAAAGTATAGGGTTCATTCTGAGAATTAA
- the LOC11411527 gene encoding albumin-1 B: MAYFKLASLAVFLLATFLMFPTKNVEAQSCSGAVCIRFNTECDAGCYCHTAGTEQTGVCRPNVDGMEMEERHPYLCQSHDECNKKGSGSFCARSPNSDNKNGWCFASFSEAQEYFKFTAKYKFKRDFLKMPITA, translated from the exons ATGGCTTATTTCAAACTTGCTTCTTTGGCTGTTTTCTTGCTTGCCACATTct TAATGTTCCCAACGAAGAATGTAGAAGCACAAAGTTGTAGCGGTGCTGTTTGTATAAGATTTAATACAGAATGCGATGCTGGTTGTTATTGTCACACGGCTGGGACAGAGCAAACTGGTGTTTGTCGTCCGAATGTAGATGGTATGGAAATGGAAGAGCGACATCCTTACCTTTGTCAGTCTCATGATGAATGCAACAAGAAGGGAAGTGGGAGCTTTTGCGCTCGTTCTCCTAATTCTGATAACAAAAATGGCTGGTGTTTTGCATCTTTCTCTGAGGCACAAGAGTACTTCAAGTTTACCGCCAAGTATAAATTCAAAAGAGACTTCCTTAAAATGCCTATCActgcttaa